Proteins encoded by one window of Lathyrus oleraceus cultivar Zhongwan6 chromosome 1, CAAS_Psat_ZW6_1.0, whole genome shotgun sequence:
- the LOC127131655 gene encoding DEAD-box ATP-dependent RNA helicase 36 isoform X2 has protein sequence MDESQHIVDQNFPLFKPSLKPSINHSPAATIIPQNDVVTHENPNSITENTATFSELGLSEWAVKTCKELRMRTPRRVQQYCIPKILEGRHVIGIDETGSGKTAAFALPILQRLAEHPFGVFALVVTPTRELAFQLAEQFRALGSSLRLRVAVIVGGMDMLRQTKELVARPHLVIATPGRIKVLLKDNPEIAPVFSRTKFLVLDEADRVLDVGFQEELKFIFQCLPENRQNLFFSATTTSNLQKLRERYQDKLYAFEAYEGFKTVEKLTQQAVFIPKNVKDVYLLHILSKMKDMGIRSAIVFVSTCRDCHRLNLMLEVLDQEAAALYSFRSQAQRLEALHEFKSGKVPILLATDVAGRGLDIPTVDLVINYDVPRIPRDYIHRVGRTARAGRGGLALSLVTQLCNGVVC, from the exons ATGGATGAATCACAACACATAGTAGACCAAAACTTCCCACTCTTCAAACCATCTCTCAAACCCTCCATAAACCATTCACCCGCCGCCACAATTATCCCTCAAAACGACGTCGTTACCCATGAAAACCCTAACTCCATCACCGAAAACACCGCCACTTTCTCCGAGCTCGGCTTATCGGAATGGGCGGTGAAGACTTGCAAGGAGCTCCGAATGCGAACTCCACGCCGCGTGCAGCAGTACTGCATCCCGAAGATTCTAGAAGGCCGTCACGTGATTGGAATCGACGAGACCGGCAGTGGTAAAACAGCTGCGTTTGCGCTTCCTATACTCCAGCGCCTAGCTGAACATCCGTTTGGTGTGTTTGCACTCGTGGTGACGCCCACTCGCGAGCTTGCGTTTCAGCTGGCCGAGCAGTTTCGGGCTCTTGGATCCTCACTCCGCCTCCGTGTTGCGGTGATTGTCGGTGGTATGGATATGCTTAGACAGACTAAAGAGTTGGTCGCCAGGCCTCACCTTGTTATAGCTACTCCCGGAAGAATCAAAGTCTTGCTCAAGGATAATCCTGAAATCGCTCCTGTTTTCTCCCGGACTAAG TTTCTTGTCTTGGATGAAGCAGATCGGGTCCTGGATGTTGGGTTTCAGGAGGAATTGAAATTTATCTTTCAGTGCTTACCAGAAAACCGGCAAAACCTATTCTTTTCTGCAACCACAACTAGTAATTTGCAAAAGTTGCGTGAGCGTTATCAAGATAAGCTGTATGCCTTTGAGGCTTATGAAGGGTTTAAGACAGTTGAAAAGCTTACCCAACAAGCTGTATTCATCCCTAAAAATGTGAAGGATGTATATTTGTTGCATATCTTGTCTAAAATGAAAGATATGGGAATTCGGTCTGCCATTGTCTTTGTCTCCACTTGCAG AGATTGTCATCGTTTAAATTTAATGCTGGAAGTACTTGATCAAGAAGCTGCAGCTCTATATTCATTCAGATCACAGGCTCAGAGGCTGGAAGCACTTCATGAATTTAAATCAGGAAAGGTTCCTATATTACTAGCAACTGATGTTGCCGGCCGCGGTTTGGATATTCCTACAGTTGACCTTGTTATTAATTATGATGTTCCAAG GATTCCACGAGATTATATCCATCGTGTTGGTCGTACTGCAAGAGCAGGTAGAGGGGGACTTGCTCTGAGCCTTGTCACCCAG TTATGTAATGGTGTTGTTTGCTGA
- the LOC127131655 gene encoding DEAD-box ATP-dependent RNA helicase 36 isoform X1 yields the protein MDESQHIVDQNFPLFKPSLKPSINHSPAATIIPQNDVVTHENPNSITENTATFSELGLSEWAVKTCKELRMRTPRRVQQYCIPKILEGRHVIGIDETGSGKTAAFALPILQRLAEHPFGVFALVVTPTRELAFQLAEQFRALGSSLRLRVAVIVGGMDMLRQTKELVARPHLVIATPGRIKVLLKDNPEIAPVFSRTKFLVLDEADRVLDVGFQEELKFIFQCLPENRQNLFFSATTTSNLQKLRERYQDKLYAFEAYEGFKTVEKLTQQAVFIPKNVKDVYLLHILSKMKDMGIRSAIVFVSTCRDCHRLNLMLEVLDQEAAALYSFRSQAQRLEALHEFKSGKVPILLATDVAGRGLDIPTVDLVINYDVPRIPRDYIHRVGRTARAGRGGLALSLVTQNDVDLIREIEALIKRQLDMIEYKENEVLSLMKKVFSAKNVAKMKMIDDGFEEKANERKKQKLKMLEEKGLLKQSKRKRNKEFSKKGNKHEKVEVDASADIVSLKKRSKR from the exons ATGGATGAATCACAACACATAGTAGACCAAAACTTCCCACTCTTCAAACCATCTCTCAAACCCTCCATAAACCATTCACCCGCCGCCACAATTATCCCTCAAAACGACGTCGTTACCCATGAAAACCCTAACTCCATCACCGAAAACACCGCCACTTTCTCCGAGCTCGGCTTATCGGAATGGGCGGTGAAGACTTGCAAGGAGCTCCGAATGCGAACTCCACGCCGCGTGCAGCAGTACTGCATCCCGAAGATTCTAGAAGGCCGTCACGTGATTGGAATCGACGAGACCGGCAGTGGTAAAACAGCTGCGTTTGCGCTTCCTATACTCCAGCGCCTAGCTGAACATCCGTTTGGTGTGTTTGCACTCGTGGTGACGCCCACTCGCGAGCTTGCGTTTCAGCTGGCCGAGCAGTTTCGGGCTCTTGGATCCTCACTCCGCCTCCGTGTTGCGGTGATTGTCGGTGGTATGGATATGCTTAGACAGACTAAAGAGTTGGTCGCCAGGCCTCACCTTGTTATAGCTACTCCCGGAAGAATCAAAGTCTTGCTCAAGGATAATCCTGAAATCGCTCCTGTTTTCTCCCGGACTAAG TTTCTTGTCTTGGATGAAGCAGATCGGGTCCTGGATGTTGGGTTTCAGGAGGAATTGAAATTTATCTTTCAGTGCTTACCAGAAAACCGGCAAAACCTATTCTTTTCTGCAACCACAACTAGTAATTTGCAAAAGTTGCGTGAGCGTTATCAAGATAAGCTGTATGCCTTTGAGGCTTATGAAGGGTTTAAGACAGTTGAAAAGCTTACCCAACAAGCTGTATTCATCCCTAAAAATGTGAAGGATGTATATTTGTTGCATATCTTGTCTAAAATGAAAGATATGGGAATTCGGTCTGCCATTGTCTTTGTCTCCACTTGCAG AGATTGTCATCGTTTAAATTTAATGCTGGAAGTACTTGATCAAGAAGCTGCAGCTCTATATTCATTCAGATCACAGGCTCAGAGGCTGGAAGCACTTCATGAATTTAAATCAGGAAAGGTTCCTATATTACTAGCAACTGATGTTGCCGGCCGCGGTTTGGATATTCCTACAGTTGACCTTGTTATTAATTATGATGTTCCAAG GATTCCACGAGATTATATCCATCGTGTTGGTCGTACTGCAAGAGCAGGTAGAGGGGGACTTGCTCTGAGCCTTGTCACCCAG AATGATGTTGATCTCATTCGTGAAATAGAGGCCCTTATTAAAAGGCAACTTGATATGATTGAATACAAAGAAAATGAGGTGCTTTCTCTCATGAAAAAG GTTTTCAGTGCTAAAAATGTCGCAAAAATGAAGATGATAGATGATGGCTTTGAAGAGAAAGCAAATGAGCGGAAAAAACAGAAACTGAAAATGCTAGAAGAAAAAGGATTATTAAAGCAAAGtaagagaaaaagaaataaagaatTTTCAAAGAAAGGAAATAAACATGAAAAAGTGGAAGTGGATGCATCAGCTGATATAGTCTCACTAAAGAAAAGGAGTAAGAGATAG